The proteins below come from a single Cylindrospermopsis raciborskii Cr2010 genomic window:
- the gyrB gene encoding DNA topoisomerase (ATP-hydrolyzing) subunit B, which yields MTSSYSADQIQVLEGLEAVRKRPGMYIGSTGPRGLHHLVYEVVDNSVDEALAGYCTHVDVELNADGSCTVTDDGRGIPTDIHPKTGKSALETVLTVLHAGGKFGGGGYKVSGGLHGVGVSVVNALSEVVDITVWREHKVHTQRYERGAPTTELQVEPDQHSRTGTSVKFKPDVQIFTTGIEFDYITLAGRLRELAYLNAGVKISFTDHRLELLKTDTPKVETYEYKGGIKEYVSYINRDKQALHEEIIYVQGERNNVQVEVALQWCTDAYTDNVLGFANNIRTIDGGTHLEGLKTVLTRTLNSIARKRNKIKESESNLSGEHVREGLTAVISVKVPDPEFEGQTKTKLGNTEVRGIVDSLVGEVLTEYLEFHPGIADSILDKAIQAFKAAEAARHARELVRRKSVLESSPLPGKLADCSSRDPAESEIFIVEGDSAGGCFVGNTLVSLTDGRNLTFTDLIAEQAAGKQNYCYTIQENGEIGTGKILHVRRTKTNAPVVRVTLDNDQVLICTPDHLFMLRDGNYQAAGLLTPQDSLMPYYDQSIPAVIRSAVTTYNHRVISVESLAEKFDVYDLEVPHTHNFALTAGVFVHNSAKQGRDRRTQAILPLRGKILNIEKTDDAKIYKNNEVQSLITALGLGVKGEEFDASQLRYHRVVIMTDADVDGAHIRTLLLTFFYRYQRSLIEQGFIYIACPPLYKVERGKNYHYCYSDRELQQHISTLPGNANYTIQRFKGLGEMMPEQLWTTTMNPETRTLKQVEIEDAAEADRIFTILMGDRVAPRREFIETYGSKLNLTDLDI from the coding sequence ATGACGAGCAGTTACAGTGCCGATCAGATTCAAGTTCTGGAAGGTCTGGAAGCCGTCCGCAAACGACCGGGTATGTATATTGGCTCTACCGGACCGCGAGGACTGCACCATCTAGTTTATGAGGTAGTTGATAACTCTGTTGATGAGGCTTTGGCGGGTTACTGTACCCATGTAGATGTAGAACTCAATGCTGATGGTTCCTGTACGGTGACTGATGATGGTCGAGGTATTCCCACTGATATTCACCCTAAAACCGGTAAGTCCGCTCTGGAAACTGTGTTAACTGTACTCCACGCTGGTGGTAAATTTGGAGGCGGTGGTTACAAGGTTTCTGGGGGTTTACACGGTGTGGGTGTGTCTGTGGTTAATGCTCTATCGGAAGTAGTTGATATTACGGTTTGGCGAGAGCATAAGGTTCATACTCAACGTTATGAACGAGGTGCACCTACAACTGAATTGCAGGTAGAACCAGACCAACATTCCCGTACTGGCACATCCGTAAAGTTTAAACCAGATGTCCAAATTTTTACTACTGGTATTGAATTTGATTATATTACTCTGGCCGGTCGTCTCCGAGAGTTGGCTTATCTCAATGCAGGGGTGAAAATTAGTTTTACTGATCATCGTTTGGAACTCCTCAAAACTGATACCCCTAAAGTAGAAACTTATGAGTATAAGGGGGGAATTAAGGAATATGTATCCTACATAAATCGAGATAAGCAGGCTTTACATGAGGAAATTATCTACGTCCAAGGTGAGCGCAATAATGTTCAAGTGGAGGTGGCTTTACAATGGTGTACAGATGCTTATACTGATAATGTTTTAGGTTTTGCTAACAATATTCGCACTATTGATGGTGGTACTCATTTAGAAGGTTTAAAGACTGTTCTCACAAGAACTTTGAATTCTATCGCCCGCAAACGCAATAAAATTAAGGAGAGTGAATCCAATCTCAGTGGGGAACATGTGAGGGAAGGTTTAACCGCAGTTATTTCCGTGAAGGTTCCTGATCCGGAGTTTGAGGGACAAACCAAAACCAAGTTGGGTAATACGGAAGTGCGTGGCATTGTGGATTCTCTGGTGGGAGAAGTGCTGACGGAATATCTAGAATTTCACCCTGGTATTGCTGACTCTATTTTGGATAAGGCTATCCAGGCTTTTAAAGCCGCAGAAGCAGCTAGACATGCAAGGGAGCTGGTTCGGAGAAAGTCTGTTTTGGAATCTTCCCCTTTACCAGGTAAATTAGCTGATTGCAGTTCCCGCGACCCTGCTGAGTCGGAAATATTTATTGTGGAAGGGGATAGTGCGGGTGGTTGTTTTGTGGGGAATACTTTAGTTTCCCTCACGGATGGACGTAATCTTACTTTTACGGATTTGATAGCTGAACAAGCAGCAGGTAAACAAAACTATTGTTATACCATACAGGAAAATGGTGAGATAGGCACAGGAAAAATTCTTCATGTTCGCAGGACCAAAACCAATGCTCCAGTGGTCAGGGTAACTTTGGATAATGACCAGGTTTTGATTTGCACTCCTGACCATTTATTTATGTTGCGGGATGGAAATTACCAAGCTGCTGGTTTGCTCACTCCACAGGATTCTTTAATGCCCTATTATGACCAGTCTATACCTGCTGTAATTCGGAGTGCTGTCACCACCTATAACCACCGGGTGATAAGTGTGGAAAGTTTAGCCGAAAAATTTGATGTTTATGATTTAGAAGTTCCCCATACCCATAACTTTGCCTTAACAGCAGGAGTTTTTGTCCATAATAGTGCCAAACAAGGACGCGATCGCCGGACTCAGGCAATTTTGCCTCTACGGGGTAAAATTTTGAATATAGAAAAAACCGATGATGCGAAAATTTATAAAAATAATGAGGTACAATCATTAATTACGGCTTTAGGCCTAGGGGTGAAAGGTGAAGAGTTTGACGCTTCACAATTGCGGTATCATCGGGTAGTCATCATGACAGATGCGGACGTGGATGGGGCCCACATTCGTACCTTGCTGCTGACATTTTTCTATAGATACCAAAGATCATTAATTGAACAGGGATTCATCTACATTGCCTGTCCACCACTGTACAAAGTAGAGAGAGGAAAGAACTATCATTACTGTTACAGCGATCGAGAACTACAACAACACATCAGTACCTTACCAGGAAACGCTAATTACACAATTCAGCGATTCAAAGGGTTGGGTGAAATGATGCCAGAACAACTGTGGACTACCACCATGAACCCTGAAACCAGAACCCTGAAACAGGTGGAAATAGAGGATGCAGCAGAAGCTGACAGAATATTTACCATATTAATGGGCGATCGGGTTGCTCCTAGGAGGGAGTTTATTGAAACTTATGGTTCTAAGCTAAACCTAACAGACTTAGATATCTAG
- the miaA gene encoding tRNA (adenosine(37)-N6)-dimethylallyltransferase MiaA: MDQSIRLDRAVKLIVICGATATGKSGLGVSLAQRLGCVILGADSRQVYREFNIGTAKPTEEERGLVPHYLIDICEPTETLTVADYQEQAQRLIDNLPVSPLFLVGGTGLYIRAIVQGMKIPRVSPHPQLRSQLESLGQHQLYQMLQQVDAVAARKIHSHDLVRTLRALEVYYVTGFPISEQQGERPPTYPILQLYLDCEPDVLDLRIYGRTKQMIKDGLLEEVEYLCQRYGVDLPLLNTLGYVETKQYLAGEISLEAAIDLIALHTRQFAKRQRTWFRQSSNLEYFDVNSPDLLSSICKRVDDFLWDCSS; this comes from the coding sequence ATGGATCAATCAATTAGGTTAGATAGGGCTGTTAAGCTCATAGTGATTTGTGGTGCAACAGCAACGGGGAAATCTGGACTGGGGGTGAGTTTAGCACAAAGACTTGGTTGTGTCATTCTAGGTGCTGATTCCCGTCAGGTGTACCGTGAATTTAATATTGGAACAGCCAAGCCAACGGAGGAAGAACGGGGGTTAGTGCCCCATTATCTCATAGATATATGTGAACCAACAGAAACCTTAACAGTAGCAGATTATCAAGAACAGGCCCAACGGTTAATTGATAATTTGCCAGTTTCACCATTATTTTTAGTTGGTGGTACAGGTTTATATATTCGGGCTATTGTCCAAGGCATGAAAATTCCCAGAGTATCTCCACATCCCCAATTGCGCTCCCAATTGGAGTCATTAGGTCAACATCAACTTTATCAGATGTTGCAACAGGTTGATGCAGTTGCTGCAAGAAAAATTCACTCCCATGATTTAGTCAGGACTTTAAGGGCGTTAGAGGTGTATTATGTCACAGGTTTTCCCATATCTGAACAGCAGGGAGAGAGACCACCCACCTACCCAATTTTACAACTTTATTTAGATTGTGAACCAGATGTTTTGGATTTGAGAATTTATGGGAGGACAAAGCAAATGATTAAAGATGGTTTGCTAGAGGAGGTGGAGTATCTATGTCAAAGGTATGGTGTGGATTTACCTTTATTAAATACATTGGGATACGTAGAGACTAAGCAATATTTAGCTGGGGAGATTAGTTTAGAAGCGGCAATAGATTTAATTGCTTTACACACCAGGCAATTTGCCAAGCGCCAGCGAACTTGGTTTAGACAGTCTTCCAATTTAGAATATTTTGATGTTAATAGTCCGGACTTATTAAGTAGTATTTGCAAAAGGGTAGACGACTTCCTTTGGGATTGTAGCAGCTAG
- a CDS encoding ABC transporter permease translates to MTISIKEKQPKPNLNWQLQRFWEILYVLVVRTLKVRYRGSILGVYWSLLNPLIMTSLYTAIFGATFSAYYNNSITNYVLAAFTGLVVINFFSASTTQCLVSVVGNGTLLNKIQLPVSIFPVSMVASNVFQFSVSTFPLLAVMTLINAKSMVNVAALMFPFLALVLVCTGVGFLVSALYVFFRDLPYFYELVVFVLWISSPVFYPAAIVPPQVRPFLGLNPLSPIIESLRQITLSGSPPDLGLIWGALLSGMIILSFGWTCFHLWRHKFMDLL, encoded by the coding sequence ATGACCATATCTATAAAAGAAAAACAGCCCAAACCCAATCTCAACTGGCAATTACAACGCTTTTGGGAAATTCTATATGTTTTGGTGGTGCGGACTTTAAAGGTAAGATATCGGGGTTCAATTTTGGGTGTTTATTGGTCATTGCTTAACCCATTAATCATGACGAGTCTATACACAGCGATTTTCGGTGCTACTTTTTCTGCCTACTATAATAATTCCATCACCAATTACGTGCTGGCGGCATTTACGGGACTGGTGGTGATAAATTTCTTTTCAGCATCCACGACCCAGTGCTTGGTGAGTGTAGTGGGTAATGGGACATTATTGAATAAGATTCAGTTACCGGTTAGTATTTTTCCCGTTTCTATGGTAGCATCGAATGTGTTTCAATTTTCTGTTAGTACATTTCCCCTATTGGCAGTAATGACTTTGATCAATGCCAAGAGTATGGTGAATGTGGCGGCACTGATGTTTCCATTTTTAGCTCTAGTTTTAGTTTGTACGGGGGTTGGATTTTTGGTTAGTGCACTGTATGTGTTCTTCAGGGATTTACCCTACTTTTATGAGTTGGTCGTGTTTGTGCTTTGGATCAGTAGCCCGGTGTTTTATCCAGCAGCTATTGTGCCACCACAGGTTAGACCTTTTCTTGGTTTAAATCCCCTATCACCAATTATTGAGAGCTTGCGGCAGATTACATTGTCCGGTTCACCTCCAGATTTAGGGTTGATATGGGGTGCATTGTTGAGTGGAATGATTATTTTGTCATTTGGATGGACTTGTTTTCATCTGTGGCGTCATAAATTTATGGATTTGCTGTGA
- a CDS encoding SDR family oxidoreductase, producing MNVVILGSTGIIGSQLLSDLSCFSQFHLIPLSSCDLDLYFNLEQLESRIVGLRPDIVINAVGFTNIDAIENDKNKGFFLNCIFPHRLAEICYRLSIQLVHFSSDNVFNGLKTDPYTEEDKLCPINYYGWTKAHADKVLLESFCDNTVIFRISGIYSYVRKNFFTSFLERLAKQNTVDVVNDIVVAPTPVNLVSKSITKLIYNNQISQMKGVYNLTPKGNTSWFDFAKMVIRSIKLENKSILPISCGAYSSKVKRPQMCLLDSQKLESKTCISLPTWEKALQEFMSLDTVNLLVKHLI from the coding sequence ATGAATGTTGTCATACTAGGAAGTACTGGAATTATTGGGAGTCAATTGCTTTCAGACTTATCCTGCTTTTCGCAATTTCATTTAATTCCTTTGTCATCTTGTGACCTAGACCTATACTTTAATTTGGAACAATTGGAAAGTAGGATTGTTGGATTGCGACCAGACATCGTCATCAATGCTGTCGGCTTTACAAACATTGATGCTATAGAAAATGATAAGAATAAGGGTTTTTTCCTCAACTGTATTTTTCCCCATCGTCTTGCTGAGATTTGTTATCGATTATCTATCCAGCTAGTTCACTTCTCGTCTGATAATGTGTTTAATGGTCTAAAAACTGATCCTTACACAGAAGAAGATAAATTATGTCCAATTAACTACTACGGATGGACTAAAGCTCATGCTGACAAGGTTTTGTTAGAGAGTTTTTGTGATAACACGGTCATATTTAGAATTTCTGGCATCTATTCGTATGTAAGAAAAAACTTCTTTACATCTTTCTTGGAGCGTCTAGCGAAACAGAACACTGTAGATGTAGTAAATGATATTGTTGTAGCCCCAACTCCCGTAAATCTAGTGTCTAAATCTATAACTAAATTGATTTACAACAATCAAATCTCCCAAATGAAAGGTGTCTATAACTTAACTCCCAAAGGTAATACTTCATGGTTTGATTTTGCAAAAATGGTTATCAGATCTATAAAACTTGAAAATAAGTCAATTCTTCCCATAAGTTGTGGAGCTTATTCTTCTAAGGTAAAACGTCCCCAAATGTGTCTTCTTGATTCCCAAAAGCTGGAAAGCAAAACTTGCATAAGTTTGCCAACCTGGGAGAAGGCCCTTCAGGAATTTATGAGTCTTGATACTGTTAATCTACTGGTAAAACATCTCATCTAA
- a CDS encoding rhamnan synthesis F family protein: MRITIGRIKKVIKYCSTILERQILIPLKIKFSSTESAIITEFIYHGNNHGFNSCVLFCHYNKHGLILDQVKELCLFFQLQGIDVIFLTTKLSDESKEWVEKNLSALIIRRNIGRDFGAWKDGIAFLNKQSLFSSCSQLYLINDSVVLLGDNLKSTRFQSQFIDDTKTDMIGLTESWQIAYHLQSYFLKFNKTVLQSKLFLKYWHDYPIINSRLFSIEKGEIGLSQLLLNNGYQLKSVYPIMELVAKENIESFFISLSGIPNQCLIELIPQLFNEFFQVNFHEMNPSHRLWPLLLVAGCPVLKRDLIQKNTENLISMHYCMCIFTKCIKNSKAKEIFLQSLSHL; encoded by the coding sequence ATGCGCATTACTATTGGAAGGATCAAAAAAGTCATTAAATATTGCTCTACAATACTTGAAAGGCAAATTCTGATTCCACTAAAGATCAAGTTCTCCTCAACGGAGTCCGCAATTATCACAGAATTCATTTATCATGGCAATAACCACGGATTTAATTCGTGTGTTCTTTTTTGTCACTATAATAAGCATGGGTTGATTTTAGACCAAGTCAAAGAACTTTGTTTGTTTTTTCAGTTACAAGGTATAGACGTTATATTTTTGACGACAAAGTTGTCTGATGAGTCAAAAGAGTGGGTAGAAAAAAACCTATCAGCTTTAATAATCAGAAGAAATATAGGACGAGACTTCGGTGCGTGGAAAGATGGTATTGCTTTCCTGAATAAACAATCTTTATTTAGCTCTTGTTCTCAGTTGTACCTGATCAACGATAGTGTAGTCTTGTTAGGAGATAATCTCAAAAGTACTCGTTTCCAATCTCAGTTCATTGATGATACTAAGACTGATATGATAGGTCTTACAGAGTCTTGGCAAATAGCCTACCACCTGCAATCTTATTTTTTGAAGTTCAACAAAACTGTGCTTCAATCTAAACTCTTTCTCAAGTATTGGCATGATTATCCTATCATAAACTCCCGTTTGTTCTCGATAGAGAAGGGGGAAATTGGCTTATCACAATTGTTACTAAATAATGGGTATCAGTTGAAGTCAGTGTACCCTATCATGGAGTTGGTCGCCAAGGAAAACATTGAGAGTTTTTTTATTAGTCTGTCAGGTATTCCAAATCAGTGTTTGATAGAATTGATTCCACAGTTGTTTAATGAGTTTTTTCAAGTAAATTTTCATGAGATGAACCCTTCACATAGGTTATGGCCTTTGCTTTTGGTTGCAGGTTGTCCAGTTTTAAAAAGGGATTTGATTCAAAAAAATACTGAGAATTTGATCTCGATGCACTATTGCATGTGCATTTTTACAAAATGTATTAAGAACTCAAAAGCAAAAGAAATTTTTCTCCAGTCTCTTTCCCACTTATAA
- a CDS encoding glycosyltransferase, whose protein sequence is MIYFITVNYYCANLIKKLIDSISNNANLDYQIIIVNNSSDDESIYSLNSPSTLIIDADKNLGFGSACNVGLEWVYTQDKEATIWIINPDAYFTDNTLERARTFLQSYPKLSIIGTIIYTPAGKIWFAGGIFTPATGAILEVNVLTNDAIDYVNCDWVSGCSLIINLRNFSECPLFDDAYFLYYEDFDFCMRYADQGHLIAITKQLSVIHQPSSVTNRNVFRKIRYSTYSYLLTIDKYTDKLIFYIRLFQQIIKAIMGLLIRPKAALGKICGILDYVSNHYQRKSLYRE, encoded by the coding sequence ATGATTTATTTTATAACTGTTAATTATTACTGTGCCAATCTTATCAAGAAGTTAATCGACTCTATCTCTAATAATGCAAATCTTGACTACCAAATAATTATTGTCAATAACTCAAGTGATGACGAGTCAATTTATAGCCTTAATAGTCCCTCAACTTTGATTATTGATGCTGACAAAAATCTCGGTTTTGGTTCTGCTTGTAATGTAGGTTTAGAGTGGGTTTATACCCAGGATAAAGAGGCAACAATTTGGATAATTAATCCCGATGCTTATTTTACAGACAATACTTTAGAGAGAGCTAGAACATTCTTACAGTCATATCCAAAATTATCTATAATAGGCACTATTATTTATACACCTGCTGGAAAAATTTGGTTTGCTGGTGGCATTTTTACACCTGCAACTGGTGCGATTTTAGAGGTAAATGTATTGACAAATGATGCCATAGACTATGTCAATTGCGATTGGGTTTCTGGATGCAGTTTAATAATTAATTTGCGTAACTTCTCTGAATGTCCTTTATTTGATGATGCCTACTTCTTATATTATGAGGATTTTGATTTTTGTATGCGCTATGCTGATCAGGGACATTTAATAGCAATAACTAAACAATTAAGTGTCATACATCAACCATCATCAGTTACTAACAGAAATGTATTTAGAAAGATTAGATATAGTACCTATAGTTACTTATTAACGATAGATAAATACACAGATAAGTTAATATTTTACATTAGATTATTTCAACAAATAATTAAGGCAATCATGGGGCTACTTATAAGACCAAAAGCGGCTTTGGGCAAAATTTGTGGCATACTGGATTATGTTTCGAATCATTATCAAAGAAAATCCTTATACAGGGAATGA
- a CDS encoding class I SAM-dependent methyltransferase, with the protein MQSLKFCLGKTENPIFCPICGFPNDETFLEVKTFDAVVNKNYIDNRGIKCSNCHSLLWEKSKLIGYLTDDEDANEFFTNHYVLVGCGIDYGINLLSRLKDKNGSLLEVGCGFGFNVDYWSRRNYGSALGLEAAKYGDIGRQLLGANIINKYLDVSDNPIGCFDIVISSEVIEHVDDPKNFLVAIRKNMKDNGILILTTPSAEFIQENEPLSLMLAALSPGFHNFILSIPAIKDILESAGFKNNIIEKHNERLVVYASPKADINSLVRKTSDPSEYMNYLDYLSDSGKGVVKEGAQWRLFKEYVNLAMDEKAEIEREKIEKTISEKYNITISELITRNIEEISLGSTSKYLYNIPPYLGIYLYYFGILLSRKSSDIMNKVIIFGMSYRMLAAIYKSGPSFSQETESLIKTAGIHFYNSLIDNSKYLSPYSCGHSSGLADEFQEKKKPGTGVLSYFLKLLKKIRSMI; encoded by the coding sequence ATGCAAAGTCTAAAATTTTGTCTTGGTAAAACCGAAAATCCTATTTTTTGCCCAATATGTGGATTCCCTAATGATGAAACTTTTTTAGAAGTTAAAACTTTTGATGCAGTTGTTAATAAAAATTATATTGATAATAGAGGTATAAAATGTTCTAATTGTCATTCTTTATTATGGGAGAAAAGCAAATTAATTGGTTACTTAACAGATGATGAAGATGCCAATGAGTTTTTTACAAACCATTATGTACTAGTAGGTTGCGGTATTGATTACGGAATAAACCTACTATCGCGTCTCAAAGATAAAAACGGAAGCTTGCTTGAAGTAGGTTGCGGATTCGGATTTAATGTAGATTATTGGTCACGTAGGAATTATGGTAGTGCTTTGGGCTTAGAAGCTGCAAAATATGGAGACATTGGAAGACAATTGCTCGGTGCTAACATTATAAATAAATATTTAGACGTAAGTGATAATCCAATTGGATGTTTTGATATTGTCATTTCATCTGAAGTAATTGAGCATGTGGATGATCCAAAAAACTTTCTTGTTGCAATAAGAAAAAACATGAAAGATAACGGAATACTTATTTTAACGACTCCATCTGCTGAATTTATCCAAGAGAACGAACCACTTAGTCTTATGTTAGCAGCTCTATCCCCTGGTTTTCATAACTTTATATTGTCAATTCCTGCAATCAAAGATATTCTTGAATCCGCAGGTTTCAAGAATAATATAATCGAAAAACATAATGAGCGCCTAGTAGTTTATGCCAGTCCTAAAGCAGATATAAATTCTTTAGTCAGGAAAACTTCTGATCCTTCAGAATATATGAATTATCTTGATTATTTGTCTGACTCTGGAAAAGGAGTTGTTAAAGAAGGTGCACAATGGAGGCTATTTAAAGAGTATGTTAATCTTGCAATGGACGAAAAAGCCGAAATTGAAAGGGAGAAAATTGAGAAGACTATTAGTGAAAAATATAACATAACAATCTCCGAACTAATAACGAGAAATATAGAGGAGATTAGTCTAGGTTCAACATCTAAATACCTATATAATATACCTCCTTACTTAGGTATATATTTATATTATTTTGGAATTCTACTAAGTAGAAAAAGCTCAGATATTATGAACAAAGTAATAATTTTTGGTATGTCCTATCGAATGCTGGCTGCAATTTACAAATCAGGTCCATCATTTTCACAAGAAACAGAATCATTAATTAAAACAGCTGGTATTCATTTTTATAACTCTTTAATAGATAATTCAAAATACTTGTCACCATATAGCTGTGGTCATTCTTCTGGACTAGCTGATGAATTTCAAGAAAAAAAGAAACCTGGAACAGGAGTACTGTCCTATTTTCTAAAATTGTTAAAAAAAATCAGAAGCATGATATGA
- a CDS encoding glycosyltransferase family 4 protein: MNTRPNSSQLLINLSVILPQPTGISNYALNLIPYLKTLQPTLLTPKNYPNFNCYPVPPNLTPAQGIKGHLNRLIWTQLQLPKIYHQLKSQLLFSPIPEAPIYTKCHSIVMGHDMIPLRFPQPFSPLTLYHRYYTPQVFKQAQHIICNSQATADDIMEFHQVPGSKITPIPLACDSSHFQFLNLPTRNYFLYIGRQHPYKNLRRLIVAFSTIPHRNDYELWLVGPTDKRYTPLLQTQIQTLGIDHLVKFLNYLPYKELPIIINQALALVFPSLWEGFGLPVLEAMACGTPVITSNISSLPEVTGDAAILINPYDPQEIATAMTTIIYDSDCRKQLSKLGIKRASEFSWQKTGMATVEVFKNYI; encoded by the coding sequence ATGAACACACGTCCAAATTCATCCCAATTACTGATCAACCTATCGGTTATTCTCCCCCAGCCAACTGGTATTAGTAACTATGCTCTAAACCTCATTCCCTATTTAAAAACACTCCAACCGACCCTACTAACACCCAAAAACTACCCCAATTTTAACTGTTACCCCGTCCCCCCTAATCTCACCCCTGCACAGGGAATAAAAGGACATTTAAACCGTCTAATTTGGACCCAATTGCAACTGCCAAAAATCTATCACCAGCTGAAATCGCAACTTCTCTTCTCTCCCATTCCTGAAGCACCTATCTATACTAAATGTCACTCCATTGTCATGGGACATGACATGATACCCCTACGTTTTCCTCAACCCTTTTCTCCCCTGACTCTCTATCACCGTTACTATACTCCCCAGGTTTTTAAGCAAGCTCAACATATTATTTGTAATTCTCAAGCTACTGCTGATGATATCATGGAATTTCATCAAGTACCCGGTAGCAAAATAACACCTATTCCTTTAGCTTGTGACTCTTCCCACTTCCAGTTTCTTAACCTCCCAACTCGTAACTATTTTTTATATATTGGTCGTCAGCATCCATATAAAAATCTTCGGCGTCTAATCGTTGCATTCTCCACCATACCCCATAGAAATGATTATGAACTCTGGTTAGTTGGCCCTACAGATAAACGTTACACTCCCTTGTTACAAACCCAAATTCAAACATTGGGAATAGATCATTTAGTTAAATTTCTTAATTACTTACCATATAAAGAATTACCAATTATTATTAATCAAGCCCTGGCTTTAGTCTTTCCCAGTTTATGGGAAGGTTTTGGGTTACCCGTATTGGAAGCCATGGCCTGTGGTACTCCTGTTATTACTTCTAATATTTCTTCTCTCCCAGAAGTAACAGGAGATGCGGCTATTCTAATTAATCCCTATGATCCACAGGAAATAGCCACAGCAATGACAACTATTATTTATGATTCTGATTGTAGAAAACAGCTTTCAAAATTGGGGATTAAGCGAGCAAGTGAATTTAGTTGGCAAAAAACTGGAATGGCAACGGTGGAAGTTTTTAAAAACTATATTTAG
- a CDS encoding Uma2 family endonuclease has protein sequence MSQPSTTTQNVTPPREPFNLPDHTQLPDSDDDFVKNFQEHPQSIILTTSIEPLLKKIHPNGDYCIGQDSGIYWRFTEPPEKGVEAPDWFYVPGVPSRLNGQLRRSYVLWKEKVPPFIVIEFASKNGKEEKDSSPPPEGDEIDPETGKPKKAGKFWVYEQAVKIPYYAIFNGFKGTLEVYHLERKRYKEIKANRRGHYAIPEMGIELGILYDNQKPPTPWLRWWDNKGNLLLTGNELAEQAEVIAIRERLAKEQAETIASQERLAREQAETIAYQERLAKERAETIAYQERLAKEQERQQKEKLAAYLRSLGIDPEKI, from the coding sequence GTGTCCCAACCTTCAACTACCACCCAAAATGTAACCCCCCCTAGGGAACCTTTCAACCTACCAGACCATACCCAGTTACCGGACTCCGATGACGATTTTGTGAAAAATTTCCAAGAACACCCGCAAAGCATAATATTAACCACATCAATTGAACCATTACTGAAAAAAATCCATCCCAACGGAGACTATTGTATAGGACAGGATAGTGGCATATATTGGCGATTCACAGAACCTCCAGAAAAAGGGGTAGAAGCACCAGACTGGTTCTATGTTCCCGGAGTGCCATCCAGATTAAATGGGCAATTGAGAAGGTCATACGTGCTATGGAAGGAAAAAGTACCTCCCTTCATAGTGATAGAATTCGCGTCTAAAAATGGAAAGGAGGAAAAAGACAGTTCCCCTCCACCAGAAGGGGATGAAATAGATCCAGAAACCGGGAAACCAAAAAAAGCGGGGAAGTTTTGGGTGTACGAACAAGCGGTAAAGATACCATATTATGCCATATTTAATGGTTTTAAGGGTACACTAGAGGTATATCATTTAGAGAGAAAAAGATACAAAGAAATAAAGGCGAATAGGCGAGGACACTATGCCATACCGGAGATGGGTATAGAATTGGGAATACTGTATGACAACCAGAAACCACCCACACCGTGGTTAAGATGGTGGGATAATAAGGGGAATCTCTTATTGACAGGAAATGAGCTTGCGGAACAAGCGGAAGTTATCGCTATTCGTGAGCGTCTGGCTAAAGAGCAAGCAGAAACTATCGCGTCTCAAGAGCGTCTGGCTAGAGAGCAAGCAGAAACTATCGCATATCAAGAGCGTCTCGCTAAAGAGCGAGCAGAAACTATCGCATATCAAGAGCGTCTCGCTAAAGAACAGGAACGCCAACAAAAAGAAAAACTAGCTGCTTATCTACGCTCCCTTGGCATTGACCCGGAGAAAATATAA